GACGAAGGGGGTAGAGCAGCCCAGAGAACATTATTGGGACGTATTTCACCACTCGATAGAGACGGTAGCTGCTCTGGAACGGCTGCTAAACAGGGAGAAAGAAATTGAACTTCTTGCCCTTGCCCCGCACCTGGTGCCCCATATTGAGGGTTTTGAGGAAGAGATCGGCATTGGTGTGACCAGGGCTGTTCTGATGAAGCTGGCTGCCCTTCTCCACGATATTGCCAAGCCACAAACCAAGACTATGGAGGCGGATGGCAGGGCCCGCTTCCTGGGGCACACCAAGGAGGGGGGGGCGATAGCTGGCGGTATCCTCCAGCGGCTCAGATTCAGCAACAGAGAAACAGGAATGGTGCAGAAGATGATAGAGGCCCATCTGCGGCTGTGGCAGATGGGGGGTGACCATGGAATGCCTACCCGCCGGGCTATCTACCGCTATTTCCGTGATACTGGTGACGTAAGCATTGATATCATGTTCCTCACTCTGGCTGATTTCCTGGCCACTCAGGGACCGAATCTTGACCTGACGGAATGGAGACGGCATTGCGGCCTGATGGAGTATGTATTGTCGCAGCGTGAGGAAGATGAAGCTTTGGTGAGGCCTCCGAAGCTGCTCGATGGGGATGACCTGATGAAAATCCTTGGCCTGAAGCCTGGCCCGAAGGTGGGTGAACTTCTGGAAGCTGTACGTGAAGCCCAGGGGGCAGGCGAGATTGCGACCAGGGAAGAAGCACTGGCCTTTGCGCTGGGGCGGTTGGCTGAAGACAAACCCACTGGAAAAGTGGTATGATAAACGTAATTTGTGCCGTTTCCAGGAAGAGTATCCGAAATTAGGAACATGCAGATAACCTCATGATGCAGCGCCGACCATTGAAGAAAAGGCCGAGGATAGGCAGAATCCGTTGGTTGCTGCTGTTGATCATTGTCTTATTGGGCGCGTCCATCTGGATAATGACACCCAGTGGGAGCAGCGTTCTGCACAACAGAAGTAAGGAAGACCTGGGGTTGCGCCTGGGGCTGGATCTCAGGGGTGGAAGCGAGCTCATCTATCAGGTTAGGTTCTCGGATAATGCTTCAGTCGCCGACAAGGCGCAGGTCATGGAGGCGGTTGTCACGACTATTGAGAAGCGGGTCAATAAATATGGGGTTGTTGAGCCCATCATCCAGAAGCAGGGAGAGGACCGCATCCTGATACAGTTGCCGGGCATCGCCGATGTTAATGAGGCCAAAAGTCTCATAGAGCAGACGGCCTTCCTCGAATTCAGGGAGGTGGAAGTTAATGGCAGTAGTGCAGCCACTCTCCAGAATTATCTTGATGATCCGAGCCGTACTACATTCTTCCACAGCTCAGTGCCGGGCAGCCGTATCTTCTATATCTATAGTGGCAGCCCGGTCCCGGTAGTAATCCTGAACTTGAAGGATGGAGTTTTCACGTATACGGACAAGGATGGGAATACGGTTGATCCAGGAACACTGGGGTCGGATGTGAGCGGAGCCTACTCCTGGATGCCGGCCGTTGGGACAGGAGTAAAGCCACTCACGGGGTCCTATCTGACGAAGGCCACCGCGCAGGTCAATAGTCAAACTAGTGAAATCAGCGTTGGTATTCAATGGAATGGAGAGGGAGCGGATATTTTCAATCAGATCGCCGCGCAGCTTTATCCCTTCTATAGCTCGACTGGGTCAGACCCGCGTAATCTGCTGGGCATTGTCATCGATGGCGAGATGATCTCCAGTCCCCGGATCATGCAGGCATCCTATGAGAGTGGCAGCGCAGAGATCACCGGAAGCTTCACCTGGAAGGAGGCGCAGGTGCTTGCTGTTGAATTGACTTCAGGTCAGTTGGTAGCTCCCATAGAACAACCACTCTACGAGGAAAATATATCAGCCACTCTGGGAGCAGATTTTGTTCATAAGTCGCTGATTGCTGGGGTAATTGGGTTACTGGTGGTGATATTGTTTATGGTGCTCTATTATCGAGCGCTCGGGGTTTTAGCTGGCGTTGCCCTGCTCATTTACACCGCTCTAGTTCTTGCCATCTTCAAGCTAATACCGGTAACTCTGACCTTGGCTGGGATAGGTGGCTTTGTTGTGTCGCTTGGTATGGCAGTAGATGCTAACGTGCTTATCTTTGAGCGGATGAAGGAGGAGTTGCGTGCCGGGAGCACTATAGGAGCGGCTGCTGAAGCTGGATTCAACCGTGCCTGGTCGGCTATCCGAGACAGCAATATTACCACCTTCATTGCTTGCGCGGTCTTATACTGGCTAGGTAGCCGCATTGCGGAAAGCTCCCAGGTGAAGGGATTCGGTTTAACTTTATTCATTGGTGTAGCGGTGAGCATGTTCACTGCCATAACCGTTACCCATAGCTTGATTCGTTTTCTCATTACTACCAGGCTGGGCGGAAGGCTTTTTAGCCCGTGGATGGCACAGAAAACCGATAGTTAAGGTTTAGAGGGGGAGAGTTGTTCGATTTTGTTGGCAAGAAACGTTGGTTCTTCCTGGTATCGGCAGTAATCATCCTTGCCGGGCTTGTCTCTGTTTTCCTGCCGCATGGGTTGAAGCTGGGTGCTGACTTCGAGGAGAGTACCTCTTTTGTCCTTCGCTTTAGTCCATCTATAACCGAGGCTAGCCTAACGCAGGCTTTAGCGGAGGCTGGATATGCTGGCGGTCAAACTACCATTCAGGAGGCGACAGGAGCAGATTATGTCGATTTCACGATTCGCACTCGTCTGCTGAATGAGAAGGAGCAAAATAACTTAACGAATTCCTTAAAGCAGCTCGGCTCCTTTGAAACAAAAAGCTCTGGCCGCACTAGCGCTATAGTGGCGGCAGAAACTGTGCGCAATGCAGTTATTGCCGTAGCTGTGGCCAGCCTTGGTATTGCACTTTACATGGCCTGGGCATTCCGAAAGATGCCCAAGCCATTCCGCTATGGTACCTGTGCCATCATATCCCTGGTTCATGATCTCCTGGTGGTGTTAGCAGTTTTCTCTCTTTTCGGGAGAGTGTTTAACCTGGAGATCAACGCTATGTTTATCACTGCCTGTCTGGCTATCGTGGGTTATAGTGTTAATGATACCGTCGTGGTATTCGACCGCATCAGAGAAAACGTCAAGAAGGGCATCTCGGATGAGTTTGCAGTCACCGTCAATTACAGCCTGACTGAGACGCTTACCCGTTCTCTAAATACCACGTTGACTACCCTTCTGGCTTGCCTGGCGGTGTATCTGTTTGTGGGTGGGCCGATGGCCAGCTTCATGTTAGCATTGATGGTTGGCTTTACTTCCGGCGTCTATAGCTCTTTCCTTGCCAGCCAGCTATTGGTAGTCTGGGAAAGAGGAGAATGGTTTAAATTTCTTCCCAGAATCCCCTTGCTCCGGAGGAGCAGAGCATAGAAGGAAGACCATCAGGCGTGCCCGTCTCCAAAGAAGTCCTCGATGAAATCGCCCTCAGTGAAGCAGAGTACCAGCTCATAGTCCAGAGGCTGGGCAGGGAGCCCAGCGAGGTAGAGCTGGGGATGTTCGGCGCACTGTGGAGCGAGCACTGCGGCTACAAGCACTCCAAGCTGCTGCTGAATCTCTTTCCTACCACAGGCAAGAGGGTATTGGTCAAGGCAGGTGAGGAGAATGCCGGGGCGGTGGACATCGGCGATGGGCTGTCGGTGGTGATGAAGATGGAGTCCCACAATCACCCCTCGGCTATCGAGCCTTTCCAGGGGGCGGCCACGGGGATAGGCGGAATTGTGAGGGACATCTTCACTATGGGGGCTCGCCCCATTGCCCTGCTCAATTCTTTGAGATTCGGGCCCCTGAAGGAACCCCGCAACCGCTATCTTTTCAACGGTGTGGTGGGGGGAATCGCCGCCTACGGCAATTGTCTGGGCATCCCGGATGTGGGCGGTGAAATCTATTTCTCTCCCTTCTATTCGGACAATCCCCTGGTGAATGCCATGTGCGTTGGCATTGTTAAAAGCGACAGACTGGTCACGGCAAGAGCTGCTGGCTCTGGCAACCTTTTGATGCTGGTGGGAGCGGACACTGGCCGGGATGGGATTCACGGTGCCTCCGGCCTGGCGTCACGGACGTTTGAGAAACAAAGGGAGCTGCGCTCTGCCGTGCAGGTAGGCAATCCCTTCCTGGAGAAATTGCTCATTGAGGCCTGCCTGGAACTGGCCGAGACCGACTGGATTGTGGGGGTGCAGGACCTGGGAGCGGCTGGGCTGACCAGTAGTGCTGTGGAGTCTGCCTCCAAAGGCGGCAGCGGGATAGAGGTGGATACAGCGAAGGTCCCCCGCCGTGAGCAGGGGATGAGTCCCTATGAGGTGATGCTCTCTGAGTCCCAGGAACGGATGCTGGTTGTTGTCAGGAGAGGATGCGAAGATAAGGTCAAGGGACTTTTTGATCGCTGGGGTTTGCATTCAGACATCATAGGACAAGTCACTGATGATGGCATGGCGCGGATCACAGAGGGGGAAAGGGTGGTCGCCGATGTCCCGGTGAAACTCCTGTCAGAGCCTCCCCTCTACCGTGTCCCCTGCCGTAAACCGGTATGGCTGGCAAAACTGCAGCGCTTTGACCTGGAGACTGTGCCCGATCTTTCTCCGAAGGAATGTCAGCCGGTTCTGCTGAGGTTGCTCGAGAGCCCTGATATTGCCAGCAAGGAGTGGGTGTACCGCCAGTATGATCATCAGGTACAGACCAACACGGTGGTGCCTCCCGGAGGCGATGGGGCGGTGCTGCGCATCAAGGACACTATGAAGGCGATTTCCCTGACCGCTGATGGAAACGGACGATACTGCTATCTGGACCCCTTTAATGGTGGGGCGATGGCAGTGGCTGAAGCGGCCCGTAACCTGGTCTGCACCGGGGCTGAGCCGCTGGCTATTACTGACTGCCTCAATTTTGGCAATCCGGAAAGGGCCGATATCTATTATCAGCTCAAGGAGTGTATAAGGGGAATGGCTGCGGCCTGCCGCCGACTCAATGTCCCCGTCATCAGCGGCAATGTGAGCCTGTACAACGAGACGAAGGGCCGAGCTGTTTATCCTACCCCTGTGGTAGGGATGGTAGGTTTGATTGATGATGTGGATAGATACTGCACCAGCGGCTTTAAGAATGAGGGCGACCTGGTATTTCTCCTGGGAGACCTGAATGAAGGCGGGCTGGCGGGGAGTGAATATCTGGAACTGGTACACGGGTTGGTGCTCGGCAGGCCCTTGATAGACCTGGGATTGGAAAAAGGGGTGCAGCGATGCTGCCTTTCGCTGATCCGGAGCGGTGTGATCAAATCTGCTCATGACTGCTCTGATGGCGGGCTGGCAGTGGCCCTGGCTGAGTGCTGCTTCTTCGGAGGCATCGGGTTCAGAGGGGGTTGGAAGATCAGAGGCAGGTTAGATGCTGCTCTTTACGGTGAGATGCCTTCGAGGTTTGTGGTATCGGTGGCCCCGGCGAGGGTGGCTGGCCTGAAGAGGGAAGCAACCCGGCATGGCATCGGTGTGAGAAGGCTGGGGTCAGTGGGAGGCAAGAAGTTTATAATTGAAGGGCTCATCGACGTCAGGCTAGAGCGGGCAAGGGGAATGTGGCATGATGGACTGGAGAGGACGTTGA
This sequence is a window from Chloroflexota bacterium. Protein-coding genes within it:
- the secD gene encoding protein translocase subunit SecD, which encodes MMQRRPLKKRPRIGRIRWLLLLIIVLLGASIWIMTPSGSSVLHNRSKEDLGLRLGLDLRGGSELIYQVRFSDNASVADKAQVMEAVVTTIEKRVNKYGVVEPIIQKQGEDRILIQLPGIADVNEAKSLIEQTAFLEFREVEVNGSSAATLQNYLDDPSRTTFFHSSVPGSRIFYIYSGSPVPVVILNLKDGVFTYTDKDGNTVDPGTLGSDVSGAYSWMPAVGTGVKPLTGSYLTKATAQVNSQTSEISVGIQWNGEGADIFNQIAAQLYPFYSSTGSDPRNLLGIVIDGEMISSPRIMQASYESGSAEITGSFTWKEAQVLAVELTSGQLVAPIEQPLYEENISATLGADFVHKSLIAGVIGLLVVILFMVLYYRALGVLAGVALLIYTALVLAIFKLIPVTLTLAGIGGFVVSLGMAVDANVLIFERMKEELRAGSTIGAAAEAGFNRAWSAIRDSNITTFIACAVLYWLGSRIAESSQVKGFGLTLFIGVAVSMFTAITVTHSLIRFLITTRLGGRLFSPWMAQKTDS
- the purL gene encoding phosphoribosylformylglycinamidine synthase subunit PurL is translated as MPVSKEVLDEIALSEAEYQLIVQRLGREPSEVELGMFGALWSEHCGYKHSKLLLNLFPTTGKRVLVKAGEENAGAVDIGDGLSVVMKMESHNHPSAIEPFQGAATGIGGIVRDIFTMGARPIALLNSLRFGPLKEPRNRYLFNGVVGGIAAYGNCLGIPDVGGEIYFSPFYSDNPLVNAMCVGIVKSDRLVTARAAGSGNLLMLVGADTGRDGIHGASGLASRTFEKQRELRSAVQVGNPFLEKLLIEACLELAETDWIVGVQDLGAAGLTSSAVESASKGGSGIEVDTAKVPRREQGMSPYEVMLSESQERMLVVVRRGCEDKVKGLFDRWGLHSDIIGQVTDDGMARITEGERVVADVPVKLLSEPPLYRVPCRKPVWLAKLQRFDLETVPDLSPKECQPVLLRLLESPDIASKEWVYRQYDHQVQTNTVVPPGGDGAVLRIKDTMKAISLTADGNGRYCYLDPFNGGAMAVAEAARNLVCTGAEPLAITDCLNFGNPERADIYYQLKECIRGMAAACRRLNVPVISGNVSLYNETKGRAVYPTPVVGMVGLIDDVDRYCTSGFKNEGDLVFLLGDLNEGGLAGSEYLELVHGLVLGRPLIDLGLEKGVQRCCLSLIRSGVIKSAHDCSDGGLAVALAECCFFGGIGFRGGWKIRGRLDAALYGEMPSRFVVSVAPARVAGLKREATRHGIGVRRLGSVGGKKFIIEGLIDVRLERARGMWHDGLERTLREASKIRDGESVT
- a CDS encoding HD domain-containing protein, producing MTRVSLGRDVPSILAGAADLLVREGIDSYLVGGYIRDTLLGRATSDIDIAVAGAAPQVAQKLAEALHGRYVLLDEANGIARVVVTVGDAAGEAQWHLDISTIRGSIEADLSRRDFTIDAMAIDLREAGEGSSASLIDPFQGKRDLEKRLIRAVGDTAFENDPARLIRAVRLAAGYGFTIEGETEVLLSKQSQLIRQVAGERVREELCRILASRNAARFLFYLDRLGLLTAIVPELAATKGVEQPREHYWDVFHHSIETVAALERLLNREKEIELLALAPHLVPHIEGFEEEIGIGVTRAVLMKLAALLHDIAKPQTKTMEADGRARFLGHTKEGGAIAGGILQRLRFSNRETGMVQKMIEAHLRLWQMGGDHGMPTRRAIYRYFRDTGDVSIDIMFLTLADFLATQGPNLDLTEWRRHCGLMEYVLSQREEDEALVRPPKLLDGDDLMKILGLKPGPKVGELLEAVREAQGAGEIATREEALAFALGRLAEDKPTGKVV
- the secF gene encoding protein translocase subunit SecF; this translates as MFDFVGKKRWFFLVSAVIILAGLVSVFLPHGLKLGADFEESTSFVLRFSPSITEASLTQALAEAGYAGGQTTIQEATGADYVDFTIRTRLLNEKEQNNLTNSLKQLGSFETKSSGRTSAIVAAETVRNAVIAVAVASLGIALYMAWAFRKMPKPFRYGTCAIISLVHDLLVVLAVFSLFGRVFNLEINAMFITACLAIVGYSVNDTVVVFDRIRENVKKGISDEFAVTVNYSLTETLTRSLNTTLTTLLACLAVYLFVGGPMASFMLALMVGFTSGVYSSFLASQLLVVWERGEWFKFLPRIPLLRRSRA